A genomic region of Silurus meridionalis isolate SWU-2019-XX chromosome 7, ASM1480568v1, whole genome shotgun sequence contains the following coding sequences:
- the znf668 gene encoding zinc finger protein 668 isoform X2, with protein MMASPQPGSPPTVEQHTPTPETEPIEEWENVDEKATKRRNQGKLSKSQNTFKCSACQETFSSPSALRSHKLSAHGQDKQQPYTCGQCNKTFSSRAQLSKHQRSHSAERPFQCPQCHKAYKTQTELRNHSRSHTGEKPFVCTECGKAFMQAICLRIHMTQHSGERAHSCPQCSKSYPTLSKLKVHQRSHTGEKPYFCAECGKSFADPSVYRKHRRNHQGHRPYSCQQCAKTYTELKDLKNHERSHTGEKPYLCSDCGKAFSRSSSLACHLRIHSQSKPYQCEQCGKGFTQLSSYQSHLRTHSGEKPFLCPQCGKMFSDPSSFRRHQRAHQGFKPYPCDKCTKRFRQPADLAVHQRVHSGQRPYKCQNCDKAFVASWDLRRHMLVHTGLRPFFCTDCGKTFAERSSLNKHRRVHSGERPFKCQMCFKSFVMSSSLRKHERTHLPERPVQQEQAHESEQVYAQNTRTQYSCVHSDTAIFGTLEEVQAHTSLHAVSPPSDSTNVRIGPFICETCKTEFPQLSELQAHEKVHPKPRPHVCDSCGKGFLNKAGLRKHQRIHSNSRPHCCAVCATDRCNSITAAAISIECSLSGKI; from the exons AAAGAAGAAACCAAGGGAAACTGTCCAAATCTCAGAACACATTCAAATGCTCAGCCTGCCAGGAAACATTCTCCAGCCCCTCTGCTCTGCGGAGCCACAAGCTCTCAGCTCATGGTCAGGACAAGCAGCAGCCGTACACCTGTGGGCAATGCAATAAGACTTTTTCCAGCCGTGCTCAACTCTCTAAACATCAGCGCTCACATTCGGCCGAGCGTCCATTCCAGTGCCCTCAGTGCCATAAAGCATACAAGACCCAAACTGAGTTGCGCAATCACAGCCGCTCCCACACTGGAGAAAAACCCTTTGTCTGTACTGAATGTGGCAAGGCATTTATGCAGGCCATCTGCCTGCGCATTCACATGACGCAACACAGTGGCGAGAGGGCTCATTCTTGTCCACAGTGCTCTAAGAGCTATCCTACGCTGTCCAAGCTAAAAGTTCACCAGCGCTCCCACACCGGAGAAAAGCCTTATTTCTGTGCAGAATGTGGCAAGAGTTTTGCCGACCCCTCTGTGTACCGCAAGCACCGGCGCAATCACCAAGGTCACCGGCCATATTCCTGCCAACAGTGTGCCAAGACATATACAGAGCTCAAGGATCTAAAGAACCATGAGCGCTCTCATACTGGTGAAAAGCCATACCTTTGCTCAGACTGTGGCAAAGCCTTCTCACGCTCTTCCTCCTTAGCCTGTCACCTGCGTATTCATTCCCAGAGCAAACCATACCAGTGTGAACAATGCGGCAAAGGCTTCACTCAGCTTTCCTCCTACCAGTCCCACCTTCGCACGCACTCTGGTGAGAAACCCTTCCTTTGTCCACAGTGTGGCAAGATGTTCTCAGACCCTTCCAGCTTCCGGCGGCACCAGAGGGCACATCAAGGATTTAAGCCTTACCCTTGTGATAAGTGTACCAAGAGATTTCGACAGCCAGCTGATCTAGCAGTGCATCAACGTGTACATTCGGGTCAAAGGCCATACAAATGCCAAAATTGCGACAAGGCTTTCGTTGCTTCTTGGGATCTGCGTCGGCACATGCTGGTGCACACTGGCCTTCGACCGTTTTTCTGCACTGATTGTGGCAAAACCTTTGCAGAGCGCTCCAGCCTCAACAAACATAGAAGGGTGCATTCTGGAGAGCGGCCATTCAAGTGCCAGATGTGTTTCAAGTCATTCGTCATGTCATCCAGTCTGCGCAAACATGAAAGGACCCACTTACCCGAGAGACCAGTGCAACAAGAACAGGCCCATGAATCTGAGCAAGTTTATGCCCAAAACACCAGAACACAATACTCATGTGTTCACAGTGACACGGCTATTTTTGGTACATTAGAGGAAGTTCAGGCCCACACGAGCCTCCATGCAGTCTCCCCTCCTTCAGATTCCACAAATGTACGGATTGGCCCATTTATTTGTGAGACATGCAAGACTGAGTTCCCTCAGTTATCTGAACTCCAGGCACATGAGAAGGTACATCCTAAGCCACGGCCACATGTATGTGACAGCTGTGGCAAAGGTTTCCTGAACAAAGCTGGATTGCGCAAGCATCAGCGCATCCACTCCAACAGCCGCCCACACTGCTGCGCAGTCTGCG CCACAGACAGATGTAACTCAATCACAGCCGCTGCCATCTCCATCGAATGCAGCCTCTCCGGTAAAATCTGA
- the znf668 gene encoding zinc finger protein 668 isoform X1, whose translation MMASPQPGSPPTVEQHTPTPETEPIEEWENVDEKATKRRNQGKLSKSQNTFKCSACQETFSSPSALRSHKLSAHGQDKQQPYTCGQCNKTFSSRAQLSKHQRSHSAERPFQCPQCHKAYKTQTELRNHSRSHTGEKPFVCTECGKAFMQAICLRIHMTQHSGERAHSCPQCSKSYPTLSKLKVHQRSHTGEKPYFCAECGKSFADPSVYRKHRRNHQGHRPYSCQQCAKTYTELKDLKNHERSHTGEKPYLCSDCGKAFSRSSSLACHLRIHSQSKPYQCEQCGKGFTQLSSYQSHLRTHSGEKPFLCPQCGKMFSDPSSFRRHQRAHQGFKPYPCDKCTKRFRQPADLAVHQRVHSGQRPYKCQNCDKAFVASWDLRRHMLVHTGLRPFFCTDCGKTFAERSSLNKHRRVHSGERPFKCQMCFKSFVMSSSLRKHERTHLPERPVQQEQAHESEQVYAQNTRTQYSCVHSDTAIFGTLEEVQAHTSLHAVSPPSDSTNVRIGPFICETCKTEFPQLSELQAHEKVHPKPRPHVCDSCGKGFLNKAGLRKHQRIHSNSRPHCCAVCGKSFLFAAYLRKHLRTHRDNQSSPPQPQTDVTQSQPLPSPSNAASPVKSEPPTISLSVPVIVPATAFQTVSGHVYINKEEGN comes from the coding sequence AAAGAAGAAACCAAGGGAAACTGTCCAAATCTCAGAACACATTCAAATGCTCAGCCTGCCAGGAAACATTCTCCAGCCCCTCTGCTCTGCGGAGCCACAAGCTCTCAGCTCATGGTCAGGACAAGCAGCAGCCGTACACCTGTGGGCAATGCAATAAGACTTTTTCCAGCCGTGCTCAACTCTCTAAACATCAGCGCTCACATTCGGCCGAGCGTCCATTCCAGTGCCCTCAGTGCCATAAAGCATACAAGACCCAAACTGAGTTGCGCAATCACAGCCGCTCCCACACTGGAGAAAAACCCTTTGTCTGTACTGAATGTGGCAAGGCATTTATGCAGGCCATCTGCCTGCGCATTCACATGACGCAACACAGTGGCGAGAGGGCTCATTCTTGTCCACAGTGCTCTAAGAGCTATCCTACGCTGTCCAAGCTAAAAGTTCACCAGCGCTCCCACACCGGAGAAAAGCCTTATTTCTGTGCAGAATGTGGCAAGAGTTTTGCCGACCCCTCTGTGTACCGCAAGCACCGGCGCAATCACCAAGGTCACCGGCCATATTCCTGCCAACAGTGTGCCAAGACATATACAGAGCTCAAGGATCTAAAGAACCATGAGCGCTCTCATACTGGTGAAAAGCCATACCTTTGCTCAGACTGTGGCAAAGCCTTCTCACGCTCTTCCTCCTTAGCCTGTCACCTGCGTATTCATTCCCAGAGCAAACCATACCAGTGTGAACAATGCGGCAAAGGCTTCACTCAGCTTTCCTCCTACCAGTCCCACCTTCGCACGCACTCTGGTGAGAAACCCTTCCTTTGTCCACAGTGTGGCAAGATGTTCTCAGACCCTTCCAGCTTCCGGCGGCACCAGAGGGCACATCAAGGATTTAAGCCTTACCCTTGTGATAAGTGTACCAAGAGATTTCGACAGCCAGCTGATCTAGCAGTGCATCAACGTGTACATTCGGGTCAAAGGCCATACAAATGCCAAAATTGCGACAAGGCTTTCGTTGCTTCTTGGGATCTGCGTCGGCACATGCTGGTGCACACTGGCCTTCGACCGTTTTTCTGCACTGATTGTGGCAAAACCTTTGCAGAGCGCTCCAGCCTCAACAAACATAGAAGGGTGCATTCTGGAGAGCGGCCATTCAAGTGCCAGATGTGTTTCAAGTCATTCGTCATGTCATCCAGTCTGCGCAAACATGAAAGGACCCACTTACCCGAGAGACCAGTGCAACAAGAACAGGCCCATGAATCTGAGCAAGTTTATGCCCAAAACACCAGAACACAATACTCATGTGTTCACAGTGACACGGCTATTTTTGGTACATTAGAGGAAGTTCAGGCCCACACGAGCCTCCATGCAGTCTCCCCTCCTTCAGATTCCACAAATGTACGGATTGGCCCATTTATTTGTGAGACATGCAAGACTGAGTTCCCTCAGTTATCTGAACTCCAGGCACATGAGAAGGTACATCCTAAGCCACGGCCACATGTATGTGACAGCTGTGGCAAAGGTTTCCTGAACAAAGCTGGATTGCGCAAGCATCAGCGCATCCACTCCAACAGCCGCCCACACTGCTGCGCAGTCTGCGGTAAGTCTTTCCTCTTTGCTGCATACCTCCGCAAACATCTGCGTACACATCGTGACAATCAGTCATCACCTCCACAGCCACAGACAGATGTAACTCAATCACAGCCGCTGCCATCTCCATCGAATGCAGCCTCTCCGGTAAAATCTGAGCCCCCTACAATATCTCTATCCGTGCCTGTCATTGTACCAGCGACAGCATTCCAGACAGTGTCAGGCCATGTGTACATCAATAAAGAAGAGGGCAACTGA
- the LOC124389290 gene encoding uncharacterized protein LOC124389290 — protein MAAIVTGLIPILRTAVDATTTYKGRTVWFGFLCIRLVTLFVAEMPWFKLNSDFSCNVTKDGVCTRSCFNQHFDKPVVMAWNYIFILLILSVLLMELFTSQLDSVFEKSPIVKPTVDPIDELKISTDPVTNTTEIMFIDMHKSRNIVLFYLFSIMLRILVEFWFVYILLYWNLPKLQQGPFVCKSYTTGCPDQECLVSGSAEKSMSVYALVSISVLVIISNCVFCVHLIGHYLCNCITKESYGV, from the coding sequence ATGGCAGCAATTGTTACTGGCCTGATTCCAATTCTCCGCACTGCGGTGGATGCCACCACCACCTACAAAGGGCGCACAGTGTGGTTCGGTTTCCTCTGTATTCGACTTGTGACACTTTTTGTGGCTGAAATGCCTTGGTTCAAACTTAACTCAGACTTCAGCTGCAATGTCACCAAGGACGGTGTGTGCACTAGATCCTGCTTCAACCAGCATTTTGACAAACCAGTGGTAATGGCTTGGAACTATATTTTCATCCTACTCATTTTGTCTGTCCTACTCATGGAGCTCTTCACTTCCCAACTAGATTCAGTTTTTGAGAAGAGCCCCATAGTGAAACCAACAGTAGATCCGATAGACGAGCTAAAAATTTCAACTGATCCTGTCACTAACACAACTGAGATCATGTTTATAGACATGCATAAAAGCAGGAACATTGTTCTTTTCTACCTGTTCAGCATTATGCTGCGGATTTTAGTGgagttttggtttgtttatatTCTGCTTTATTGGAATTTGCCTAAACTACAACAAGGTCCGTTCGTATGTAAGAGTTATACCACTGGTTGTCCGGATCAGGAGTGTTTGGTGAGTGGTAGTGCTGAGAAAAGCATGTCAGTTTATGCTCTTGTCTCCATTTCTGTGCTCGTGATCATCAGCAATTGTGTCTTCTGTGTCCACTTAATTGGCCACTATCTCTGTAACTGTATTACCAAAGAATCCTATGGTGTGTAA